In Chloroflexota bacterium, the genomic stretch CCGCGGTGGCCGAGGGTGGGTCGGCCGCCGAGTGAGACCTCCTCCACGCCGAGCCCGTACGGCAGCTTCGATCGCGCGCGCAGGCTCTGCGAGTCGTCGAGCATGGCCGCGAGCCCTGCCGGCTGCAGGACCGATCCGCCGTACAGCCGGCGCGCCCAGACGGCGAGGTCGCCGGAGCTCGCCGCGATCGCACCGGCGCTCCCCGCCGCCGTCACCACGGAGGTGAACGGCGAGATCGTCGTGCCGTCGGATTGGCTGACCGTGCGGATGCGCGAACCCCAGCCGAGTACCTGGTAGGAGGTCGCGACGGTCCCGCGCGCCGGCTCGGCACCCTGGACGAAGGTCCTGGCGAGCTGCAACGGATCGAAGAATCGGCGCCGCAGCTCCATCGCGACGGACCTTCCCGTGACCTGCTGCACGATCTGGCCGAGGAGCACGTAGTTCGAGTTCGAGTAGTGCCAGCAGGTTCCGGCGGCGCAGTACGGCGACCGCATGTAACCAAGGGCGCGGGCCGGCGTCCAGACCCGCTGCTTGGCGGCGAGGATCGCCGTGTCGATCGTCGGGTTCGAGAAGAAGTCGTACAGGCCGCTCGTGTGGTCGAGCAACTCGCGGATCGTCACGGTGGCTGGCACGCGGGCCGTCGGCAGCCACCGGACCACCGGATCGTCGAGCGACAGCCGGTTCTCGTCCACGAGCTCGAGAACGAGGGTGGCGAGGAACGTCTTCGAGACGCTGCCGACCGAGAACGCCGTGCCGGCGACGACCGGCACATGGCGCTTGACGTCGGCCCAGCCGTTCACCCCGGTCCAGCTCCGGCCATCCGGCCAGATGATCGTGACCGACACACCCGGCACGTGGTACTGGACGCGGAGAGCGTTGAGGCGAACCTGGAGTGCGTAGGCCGGGATCGGCGTGGGAAGCGGCGTCGGCGTCGGTGCAGGCACCGTGGTGGGGTTCGTCGACGGGGCCGGCGAGGCGCTCTGATCCGCGACCGCGGCGACGGCGCCGGAGGAGAGCATCCGCGGCGGACCGCCCGATCCGATCCCCGCGGCGATGACGGCCGCGAGCGCGACGAGCCCGAGGCCGAGCCAGGTGGCGTGGCGTCGTACGGGGGTCTGGCGGCGTGGGCCTCGGGACGGGCGGGCATGCGCCATGACGACAAGGGTACAGGGTCGCGTTCGACGTGCTCGCCGACGAGGTCCGGGTGCGTCTGGGGGACGTCGGCCGCTCGTCCTCCGACCGGGTCAGGGCAGGAGCGAACCGCGGTCCCGGGCCGCGATCGGGCGCCGGGTGGGCGCCCAGCGCTCGATGGCCTCGGCGTCCCAGACGGGACCGTCCCTGAACGTGACGATCGGCTCCGGAAAGGCGTCGTCACTCCGCCGCACGAACTCCAGAAGCGCCGGGTTGATCCGCAGTTCGCGCGCGATGTCTTCCCGTGACCTGAGGTCGAAGCCGATCAGGGGTGGCTTGGCTCTGGCGCGGCGTTCGATCGCCCGCATGGGTGGATCGCTCCCGACGAACGGCTCCGGGTTGCCTCCGCCGGTGTCGGTCAGGAACGATTCGTTGCGGTACCGGATCACCCAGGCGCCGTCCTGCCGCCCCTCGACGGGATCGAGGAGCAGGTACACGCGAACGAGTCTCGGGTTGATCGCCACGACAGATAGCATGCGCCAGCGCCTCGCTCTGTCAAATCCGACACCCACAGAGGACCATCGATCCACGATCCATCAGCCCGGGCCCCAGGACTATCGATCTATAGGG encodes the following:
- a CDS encoding beta-lactamase family protein, whose protein sequence is MAHARPSRGPRRQTPVRRHATWLGLGLVALAAVIAAGIGSGGPPRMLSSGAVAAVADQSASPAPSTNPTTVPAPTPTPLPTPIPAYALQVRLNALRVQYHVPGVSVTIIWPDGRSWTGVNGWADVKRHVPVVAGTAFSVGSVSKTFLATLVLELVDENRLSLDDPVVRWLPTARVPATVTIRELLDHTSGLYDFFSNPTIDTAILAAKQRVWTPARALGYMRSPYCAAGTCWHYSNSNYVLLGQIVQQVTGRSVAMELRRRFFDPLQLARTFVQGAEPARGTVATSYQVLGWGSRIRTVSQSDGTTISPFTSVVTAAGSAGAIAASSGDLAVWARRLYGGSVLQPAGLAAMLDDSQSLRARSKLPYGLGVEEVSLGGRPTLGHRGRLIGAGASIRYLPDSGFSIAVVTNQDRVSPDVFAAALLAIAFPLPPPTPSPPASAQPSPPG